In one window of Brassica rapa cultivar Chiifu-401-42 chromosome A07, CAAS_Brap_v3.01, whole genome shotgun sequence DNA:
- the LOC103831418 gene encoding uncharacterized protein LOC103831418 — protein MSDFTQQRHLVGARFLSETPLCHIYGVEHCGYSQDHYGRPRYPQIGRLMITDFTGPSCWTKVLEKTVRMDLISETGTMGASHGWAFTLRYGGIPHLVDDLNPGVSNSDGCEISLPDLVTLPHCQTKLVTSVAMSSSSPHDEDCILAVKFAGPQLSLIRPAQENKEWVNIKIEDPSFFSSRVMYSKRDKKFAMAASEGTHIGYWDLGENLEKPKAQEFCDVFTPELLKSEWERLDSCVTRVELVESRTTDEMFMVKRFTERNDFNDGRMEERRIWVFRQDSCSTWCFTENIGDLCIFLSNAEPFCLKASSHQKCKNSIYFIDKSERGIFILGDKCKTSNFNKFTAPYFIPPQSYLDANCSDGYHSP, from the coding sequence ATGTCGGATTTTACTCAACAGAGACACTTAGTTGGTGCCCGTTTCTTGTCGGAAACCCCTCTATGCCACATCTACGGCGTTGAACACTGTGGATATAGTCAAGATCACTATGGGCGGCCTCGATATCCGCAAATCGGCAGACTGATGATTACAGATTTTACTGGCCCTAGTTGTTGGACCAAGGTTTTGGAGAAGACGGTGCGCATGGACTTGATATCAGAAACTGGAACTATGGGAGCATCACACGGCTGGGCATTTACTTTGAGATACGGCGGTATTCCGCATCTTGTAGATGATCTCAACCCGGGAGTGTCGAACTCAGATGGGTGTGAGATCTCACTACCTGATTTAGTAACGCTGCCTCATTGCCAAACCAAACTTGTAACCAGCGTGGCCATGTCATCCTCCTCTCCTCACGACGAAGATTGCATCCTAGCCGTTAAGTTCGCTGGTCCTCAACTCAGCCTAATTAGGCCTGCTCAAGAGAACAAAGAGTGGGTCAACATAAAAATCGAAGACCCTTCCTTCTTCTCCTCCCGAGTCATGTACTCAAAGAGAGATAAGAAGTTTGCCATGGCGGCTTCCGAGGGGACACACATTGGATACTGGGACCTTGGAGAGAACTTGGAGAAACCAAAGGCGCAGGAATTTTGCGATGTTTTCACTCCTGAGTTGTTGAAGTCAGAATGGGAAAGACTAGATTCGTGTGTCACGAGAGTAGAGTTGGTGGAGTCACGTACCACGGATGAAATGTTTATGGTTAAGCGGTTCACAGAGAGAAATGACTTCAATGATGGGAGGATGGAAGAGCGTCGAATATGGGTGTTCAGGCAAGACAGTTGTTCTACTTGGTGTTTCACTGAAAACATTGGGGATCTATGCATTTTCCTCTCCAATGCTGAACCTTTCTGTCTCAAGGCTAGCTCCCACCAGAAATGCAAAAACTCTATCTACTTCATTGACAAAAGCGAACGTGGAATATTCATTCTCGGTGATAAGTGTAAGACTAGTAACTTTAACAAGTTCACTGCCCCTTACTTTATTCCACCTCAATCTTACCTCGATGCTAATTGTAGCGATGGTTATCATTCTCCCTAA
- the LOC103831419 gene encoding uncharacterized protein LOC103831419, translated as MSDFTLQRRYLCGARFMSETPIYRIVRADHCRYSSRDESVGRLVVRNVKASDSEDDEVLEKMVPTDLMTPTGTIGASQGWVATLKDNVVWLQDDLNPFGSDSSPKRISLPRPETLPDCQTQMVTNVALSSSPEDEDCILAVKFVGAQLSLCRPAENNNQWVNIRIEDPGFFSSRVMYSNNEKMFSMLGRGGTHTGSWDLENHRSRSFDYRTYKEYLPSEMADMSRCSRSEHLVEAPTGETFMVKWYTDIFWNGPDDGVRRWKRFMVFEVAGGDAHATNDIEELCIFLSTKGEPFCVEASLYGLTPNCIYYVGDFDYGKVNIGNNERVGGYGFSPAPYFIPPQSS; from the coding sequence ATGTCGGATTTTACTTTGCAGAGAAGATACCTCTGTGGCGCTCGGTTCATGTCCGAAACCCCTATCTATCGCATAGTACGCGCTGATCATTGTCGTTATAGTTCGAGAGACGAGAGTGTCGGCAGACTCGTGGTTCGAAATGTGAAGGCTTCGGACTCTGAGGATGACGAGGTTTTGGAAAAGATGGTGCCCACCGACTTGATGACACCAACGGGAACGATAGGAGCGTCCCAAGGGTGGGTAGCTACTTTGAAAGACAACGTAGTGTGGCTTCAAGACGATCTAAACccgttcggttcggattcatcTCCTAAGCGAATCTCACTGCCTCGTCCCGAAACGTTGCCTGATTGCCAAACCCAAATGGTAACCAACGTGGCCTTGTCATCTTCCCCTGAAGACGAAGACTGCATTCTAGCCGTCAAGTTCGTTGGGGCTCAACTCAGCCTATGTAGGCCTGCTGAAAATAATAACCAATGGGTCAACATCAGAATCGAAGACCCAGGCTTCTTTTCGTCACGGGTCATGTATTCAAATAATGAAAAGATGTTCTCCATGCTGGGTCGTGGAGGAACACACACGGGATCTTGGGATCTTGAGAACCACAGATCGCGTAGCTTTGATTATAGAACGTATAAAGAGTATCTCCCATCGGAGATGGCGGATATGTCTAGGTGTAGCAGGAGCGAACACTTGGTGGAGGCACCCACAGGTGAAACTTTTATGGTTAAGTGGTACACAGACATCTTCTGGAATGGCCCTGATGATGGGGTGCGGCGTTGGAAGCGTTTCATGGTGTTCGAGGTGGCAGGTGGAGACGCACATGCTACTAACGACATTGAAGAACTCTGTATTTTTCTATCAACCAAAGGAGAACCTTTCTGTGTAGAGGCTAGCTTGTATGGGCTAACCCCAAACTGCATCTACTACGTGGGAGACTTTGACTACGGAAAAGTCAATATAGGCAATAATGAACGGGTTGGTGGATATGGCTTTTCCCCTGCCCCTTACTTCATTCCACCTCAATCCTCTtaa
- the LOC103830445 gene encoding uncharacterized protein LOC103830445, with translation MSGENWTHVAMSDDSLVADALLQLRHSEPMKTSNASLVKLKWSVRQRRSRKGDQTRASPTTPLSLSDAMSLSGGGGGITTVEGLEESSATVKPSKTFRSKVSQTGALTTTTLFKRSRKKKTLAELKDEEVMLLKESKGLKNELARMRDLVEEQRTRNNALKKMKAESQSALSCKRSFQQGSSFLLPDLNMPLDTDMSPEVIC, from the exons ATGTCAGGCGAAAACTGGACTCACGTAGCCATGTCTGACGACTCGTTGGTGGCGGACGCGCTGCTTCAGCTCCGTCACTCTGAACCGATGAAAACGAGCAACGCATCTCTCGTCAAGCTCAAGTGGAGCGTGCGTCAACGGAGATCAAGAAAAGGAGACCAAACGCGAGCCAGCCCCACCACTCCTCTTTCCTTGAGCGACGCCATGTCTCTCAGCGGCGGCGGCGGTGGTATCACCACCGTGGAAGGCCTTGAGGAGTCCAGCGCCACCGTAAAACCCTCTAAGACCTTTAGATCTAAG GTTTCTCAAACGGGTGCATTAACAACAACAACTCTTTTCAAGAGATCAAGGAAGAAAAAG ACTTTGGCTGAGCTTAAAGATGAGGAAGTCATGCTCTTGAAGGAAAGCAAAGGCCTGAAAAAT gaATTAGCACGTATGCGCGATTTGGTGGAGGAACAAAGAACAAGGAACAATGCTCTAAAGAAGATGAAG GCTGAATCACAATCTGCCTTGTCCTGCAAACGTTCTTTCCAACAAGGCTCCTCCTTCTTGCTCCCTGACCTAAACATGCCACTAGATACAGACATGAGCCCTGAAGTTATATGCTGA